ggggtcgtctatttatttagagagaaaaaatcatatcttgccgttacgatatatgtctttagagaatatcatagagagaagcaacaagttcgctaattaattattcttaagctagaccggagaaccgctggcagctcgttccccaccgtcggacggagcagccatcgccggcggcgcgccggcgcctcgtcgcgccgccggctctgtcccctgGCGGCGTCGGACGagctgcggcgctgcacgtcaaccacggctcccggcacttgtttcgtccgcacgcattgtacccaccgcaggaaagtccgccgcaagcggatccgccgcccacgacgaccgggatttgttccgcgcaccaattggtagacctccgcttctgcctccccgcccctaatcgattcggttcccgtaatttattggagtttgcaggtacgaaatagtcctcaatgtctcgtcgtagcgggtacaccggcgagggtggggattcgatcatgtcgtggccacgttctacttctcctacctcgtcggaagtgcgggtatatagcttcagctctctgtactaccgttgaatttgaagttccgccatggctgttggggtgatttcggttgttcttttttccattattgttacgatTAGCcgaggcaagccgatgatccatggtacattgcataccaagatgaatcaacccggtGGTGTAGccggaggatggatttggaggagaaggtggccaatttaggtgatgatttggcccgtaaaaacctgatgatattcgagctgaagcgtattgtggatgaagaaaagaagaattcagagcttattcgcaaggagaagttgagagttgagacagatcttgccgtatttgatcaagtggtagaaaatctagaacatgaactaaaagtgatgggagaggagaaaagtagattcatctgtgcagttttattaggtgtcatcctgtCCTAGCGGTTATGTGGTtcggtagacgatttagtatagaattgttattcggtagatggctctaaccaccgtattttgttgtggctctaagcaccgtatttcggtgtacaatttcctacttgtgctaagtaatgtgcacgataattttagcaagggatcccaaaagtgaaagcatgtaccagcctccggatcaaatacatatcaatatcttcccaatcaagttgggatagaattcaaatcatacatacggatgtacatggacacatcaagaacgtgaagaagctttttttgagacggaggtagtagttcgaatttataataatttatcccaatttgcggcgtcgaacacggtcgcgcagcgatgggcaagaaaggccgggacgacgggcggctgagggtggtcatctgcgccatcaaacgttgaagcgatgttatcggcgatggcttcaatgttcgtggcatcgatgaccaccgtcggaaccgccgctgtcttggtgttcttcatcagcgacggatctgcggagggctggatcggcggctttgcagcgcggttgtagacgatggcttcaatcgtcttggcatcgattcgcactctcggcaccggaagtgagacatcaacaactccgacattgaaggctgggtctgcgccgtcgaagcgatgttgtaggcgatggcttcaatgttcgtggcatcgatgaccaccgccgcacggccgccgtcttggtgttcttcatcattcaacagatctgagaatagaatcgaaagtgagacagagagagacatttcaactatttctgacagttagatcctcaccggcactcttagatccacggcgcatGCACGGTTAgatgcacgccgccgcacgcggtTAGATCCAGCGCCGCCCGCCGCAAGACGCcgacgcacgcacggttagatccgcgcgccgcgcacgccgccgccacgcacggttagatccagcgccgcgccgcacgcacggttagatccgcgccgccgcacgcacggttagatctgcgcgcgccgcacgccgccgcacgcacggttagatccgcgccgccgcgaccgccgtagtaagagaggaaatacgagagaggaggatgcggCCGGAATATGCGattgccagggttggtaggtatgtgctctgctcttgtctccgtatgcgtccatcgtggtagagagagatacaggccgtccgatcataaatgatcgaacggtgcaagcgttcgttgagctttcaactaaccaagatccgtgtgacatacatctcgaccaatcgagATCAGccggtgagtacaagttaggaaaactgagtagaactaagagggggaaaagtgaggaaatgtttatcggaagggcaaaactgagtatggtgagtaaaacaagtgggccctgAGGGGGAAAACCGAGTAATACTaaataaaacaggggcacccaaataataaacggactaagggaaattgaagcttttggcataaaaattgtaaaattgtgttatttgaacaatatattacattttggccgactagatattgtttgcaactcaaagatacacaagtgtgacgaatttggactcatttggacaaagtttgtaagcatagtgggtatttgggaggtgtattgagcgaAAAGCCccgcatcttcatatctagtagctcatggactaggaagtggttttgaagcttttggcatatctagtatctctatatttccttttccattattatttctctaggttgtaggtaacataacaaggctccatgggaaggttccaccatgttttgaattattttgaattgaaccctaaaaccctaaaaccctaaaaccctaaaaccctaaaatgataaatgtggcttaaatgtggcatacaaattgttcatacaaattcaaattgttcaacacaaagggatccccaatacaaagggaaccacaatacaaattgttcatacaaattcaaattgttcaacacaaaggcatccccaatacaaattgttcaacacaaaggcatccccaatacaaattgttcaacacaaagggatccccaatacaaagggaaccacaatacaaattgttcatacaaattcaaattagttgttcagaataaaatctttctcttgctcctggtgtgactcgtaggggccaccaccttactccgggtaaccctaccggggatattaccggtgtctaccttccttttgccctctttcttgttcttcttcttctgcaaagcttgtgctttttcttacgCCATGTACTCTTGAAGTTAGCatctatcatggccttactactttcgaggcattctcgactatcattccctctcctctagactcatcggttgaagccattctacatccatctgttccctctgctctcgatccatcggttcaatctcctcatgttcaattgctgcttcaatctcctctcgcatttcttgcttcaatctcctcatgttgagcttctgcttcaatctcctcttgcatttcttgcttcaatcacctcatgttgaattgttgcttcaatctcaagttgaattgctgcttcattctcctctgcattttctgctcccgcctgatcttccattccaaaagctgggtcaactccatttttacaaatcctagcaatgtgtccaggattCCACaatgtttgcacttacgtttcgaatcggtgcaccaccctctgcactagctctgatcctattcttcctcggcctacctgccggtctagtcaatcttGGAGAGTACGAGTTTGAAGCtttggatcgactttcatccattggtcttttcccaacaaggtaggaacattcatagcatatgcagccctaaatttggcaacagagaaatactgcGACACATcttgatcaacttcaccatcttcaccccctataacactcatgaaaaacaatgcgtgtatgcggggtatcccacggatctgccatcccctacaatggcatgtcctatcaaccaaactcactttgGATACCTCCTTGCTGTTTTGTTGtcggtgtaggttacctcagcctccattccttttcgacgcattgcatcctcaattgttttgccctctcatgcaaagacttaatcaaagatgggagcatgagatggccaacataatttgtggatgcaattctttgacgcatgagatcgatctttatcatgatcatctgcctaatcttatcaaatatttgccacacataagccctttcaatgacttgacctttgaattgaaactctccgcaaggttacttgttacatagtctaccttgcaaatttcattgaattggcttcttgaccacaccctaccatgatgttcatccaagtactccttcaccccgggTTTTTGTttgtacaacacatccaaatgaaacagatgcttcctagagctgcatgtgtatgaagctggccataggttgtcggtaaaaactttacccttgaatttctttgtaaaattctgtaccaagtgtcgcatacattccctatgctccactccggggaatactgcttctaccgcagatctccaaacctttgcaagcgtacgtgtggataacaagtctggtggatgacctataagatcgcgcaaattctgcagaaaccaagtccaactttctgtgactcaacctccaaaaccccataagcaacagggaacatccaattatgtccatcagctGCGATGGcaacaactagctgtcctttaaacctgccatgaagagctgatgcatccacggccaaataaggcacgcaaccgtccaaaaagcctttccgacaagctttgaaacaaacaaaagcccttacgaaacattccttgtgcattaccttcccgcttttcaatttgtagggaagctgtatgcttgtctatcgctacaacactttgctggactagccatctccacttcagctttgaaagtgtaaagcaagctgaaagctttcattccatggaccattgatcttgtcaagagccatttcctttgcatagaacatcctcatgtaaggtacttccattttatacttctcaaccaccttttttacgagtctttgttggaccaagtgaaggatcttctctcagccaatctaggattatatcgccaaccacctagtcttcgctagctttgttttcagctctggctctcccctagaggtggacacctatggatctccttattcttctttacgaaacataatgataagggatgtcggtaatagataacaaattttacactttgtgatctaaatacacaagctggttggcgtagtactGAACCAAGCTGtactgcgcattgtggatgcatgcagcctaaacctacaccttgggtatgggcatttaattgtgaacctacctggctcacttttaacaacctcaaaattattcttagtgagaatgtgatatgtagtaattgcattacggcagtccatcatcgtttgaaacacggtgccttctacaagtGGGGATtctcctgttccactcaattgtaggcaagtcttcaccttcgtaatcggctaaaacgaggctgtcatcattctcattcttctcttcatcatcggtgtcatcaaatctggcaccaaaagcaatatcttccatgtattgatcctccattgcaccTTCttcgcatcgatctaccaattcggaaacatcaactcatcctcatcatcttgaggaggctgatcctcaatgtctgcatcgtcctccacaatgaccgtacgaacgatctggctaccactagccgggggacagatggtgctgctgtggacctacaaggagggcCACAAGCACACTGTTAGAAGAGGCAGCAGtagagagagacatgatgcccgaccactgaTGATGCCTCAGCACCagagagatgatgcccggcccctgtccacatggatacgaattttaccgaaccggcaagaagcattcaaagcaaaaagaattcccagatcgtcgtcggaaattagtggaacaaatcttccctccgtgttgaaatattcgaaatgagcTGCGTCGTAAGAGCTCCAGGTATCTTGACcgcagatgttagctttcaaatccctcaacgagatggtggttgcaaccaccgcaggaagaaaaacccattcttatagcgtttagaatcacgcgtatagctagaatccagcctagccaccagccgaaaagccagtgactggatcaatcctattcgaaaagcaacgcagttagttgagcaacaacgattggcgctcaaaaactgcctactgttaattcacataggcagacgatgcttacccagatggaatccatgcgttagatccctccgattcccaatcttctccgcggttgacgcgaacatttggcacaccagatggacatacaaactccacgaaaggggtagatccagatctggtggaggcggagccctctccgcctcccggtggtggtggtggggacgggggcggctcggcggcggacgacgccataaggtaggagggcaggacggcgtggcggcggaggggcggtgtgtgagctcctccagtatcgggcggagtggaaagctttgggtgagctcctccaggTCAACGAtcaacacagttcgaaagaaacggtcaattcaacaccaacgcggctccctagccgtcaccggtaacggtgaaggcctctgaccagacggcaaccctcccgtctgagcgtctgcgacgggtttcaaactagagggaggggaaaactgaggaaaaactaaggggctggggaaaactgagtacaactaacgaaccaggggcacgaaaatagaaatcccattttattttgccttctccctcatgctatccttaagttgcgttcttgtcacgtgtcctttccacttgttacctcaagcagcccatattgccaccaccacctcctacggttattgtttggttatcgagtctgccttgcgagtcatagtgcatgctagtgctgtcttatctcgttaccgttttgttatcttattgggttatatgttgggaagaatcatggttactttagttgttgaaaattgtttagcggaggcatcggtgggtcagctgatcgttttatgatggctcacttgtgtttcctaaatatcttaggaccccgagttcttgttatctgttccgagactgagcgctctaaccacacgtgggtatgcttaccgggtctcccctcgaccactgccggaatctacagctttgtccagtggccacaactagtttggatgtttgttttgtttctctcgggcgtgcaagcttgtttctttgtggtcagatgatatgatattACTTTTGGGGAGgccatgttgccttgtaaccccgttgtctcttgcatgtccgtaggtgcggcacgtattgttaagaggtcatcctctagtgggctctgatcctcttagccgttctcgcaacagctaggtccgcgtcagagttccgatcgggctctgaaacgggttaacttagttaggtggcttcctggacattgttgtcgtgaaggagagtgcgagtcgtgatatccacctgtcgtaagtgggttgagcgtgcgtgtgggcacatttgggcacccctgcagggttacaatcttatcgataagccgtgtccgcggttatggacgacttggagctgtatgactcgaccatagacaacttacacctattGTTTCAATACTATTAACTTGCATAGTAAGGTAGAACAACataaataataactggttaaaacttgacaaccgtgtgagtgcctttgccagtacctctttgcgaagggggaacacatcggttgtgttatgtttgcagagtataaaattgttagcttatgcgctctctcatcttctctgattagacgaatgttgtagagtgtctctataggtttttagtgcttgcgcgctgccgcttaactccaccatattgcccatgacgttcctcttgcgtcctctaagtcccctgcgtgcctcaagtacaaaggacgactggttgatgaatgcttatacgtcttgaagtcttgttaagtacgaacccgtacttattgctgcttctacgggatataaccgggcatgtatgaagatatgttcgatgaagacgacgttagcgaggttacccttctggcttggcctgggcagggttacagacgccactggttatcttcaggactcttagtccaatttgtatcttgtccgtactcggacgtattcgatcttctgtatgatttggatctttgtattgtatatttgtatcttgactcgttggagtcgttgttgtaatatatgtttcttgtgggatcTATTCTAaatctgttgtaatgttactactcgtgataattcctctggcatcacgtgtgtgattcgtcgcgtacgtcgtgtcggagggcgtctcagaatcgatatcgtgcggatttcggcgggatcgctggaatcctcaggataccggtttcgGGGCCGCCCAGCCCCGCGCGCCGCGCTGCCCCGCGCCGCCCCAGGCTGCTCCGAGCTAACCTCATCCCGAGCTCGCCCCGCGGGGCGCCACCTACCGTCGGTCGTCCTGCTGTAGTCCAGCAACGTCACGATGATACATCTCGGTCGAATTAGGTTGAGATTCGTCGGAATTTGGCCGGAGTCCAGCGAATGTACTGGCGTTGGTGATCTGAAGTTTCAGCGCGCCACGAGTAGGGGCTTTGTGTTCAGTTCGCCCTTTCAGCCCCTACAAATACAGGGCGAGTTGGGTTTTCGGTCTCGACCTGAAAACTTTTTTTCAGTTTTGCTCGTTTACGGTAACTGATCTACGCCGTTTTTCGAACCTAATTTAGTAAATTAGCGGTTATTTTTAGGTTTAGTTTTGCCCAGTTTACGGGGCTTACATTGCAGATGTTTGAGTTCAGGCTTAGATATGAGATGGACATGGACGTGACTCGTGCGTCGTGCCACGGCTCCACTCGGAACCGGCCCACTCACGCATTCGCTCACACCAGACTTGCTTTGTCTCCTCCGTCCGGCCGGCTCGGTCGTGGGCGCGCACTTGCCCGGTGCCGCCGCCCCGCCACTCCCCCGTCGTTTCCGTGGGCACCGCCGTCCCGCTTCCCCCAACGACAAAACACGCCCGGCGCCGGGCGCCCGCGCGAATATACCAACCAGCACCAGCACACTTCCCCTGCCCATCACCTCCCTCGTCGCAGGGCTGTGCCGCGCCACTCTTCCAATTTGACCCCCAAAACCCGACCATGGCAggggtcgccgccgcctccgcggcCCCGCTCCCCGCCGCGCCCGCCTccaaccccgccgccgccgggcgCTCTCCCCCATCCTTCCTCCCGCTCCGCGCCCGCCGCCTCCGCAGCCCCGTCGTCCTCGCCACCGGGTAACCCCCTCGACCCGAtccccctcttcctcctcctcgccaCACCTCCACATTCTCTCCGCCCGCCGCACGTATCCCGCTGCAGCTTCCGCTTGTTTCATTCCGTGTGTGTCGCGCAGGAGGAGGAGAACGTTCCGCGCGGAAGCGATTAGGACGCAGCGGGAGAGGGCGGGGCAGGAGACGGAGGTGTCCGCCGTCGAGGACTCCTTCCCAGTCAGGGAGGAGGCCAGCTCTCCTCCTCAAGGAGCCGCCACCGCCGATGACCCGCTGTCTCCCACCAACGACGACGACAGCTGGGCCGTCAGGTTCGAGCAATCGTTCAACATTTTCCTCACGGTGGGTGACTCCAGATTCCAGATAGATTTTTACCTCCAGGTTTTACTCTCAGTCTGTCTCAACATGCGCTTGTCCTGCATCTCGTGTGCACACCACAGGACTCTATCATCCTGATACTCGATGCCCTGTACCGCGACCGCGACTACGCCAGGTTCTTCGTGCTCGAGACCATCGCCAGGGTGCCCTATTTCGGTGAGGGTCTCTGTCTTTTGCACTACATATGGTTTGGGCATGGTTCTGCATACTACTGCCTGTGTCTTCTTGACTCTTGATTGTTGCGCAGCGTTCATATCGGTGCTTCACCTGTACGAGACCTTCGGCTGGTGGAGACGGGCGGATTACATCAAAGTGCACTTCGCCGAAAGCATGAATGAGTTCCATCACCTCTTGATCATGGAAGTATGTTCACAAACCTTTTGTGTATCTGTTCATTCAATGTTTTGCCAAAATGAATTCTGTCGTTAGCGATCATGTTCTCTTCTGACCCTTTCAGTTGAGCTGTAGATAGCTTTCAGTCGGATTATATTACTGCGTATTTCTTACTTTCTTCCTCTTATCGGTTCATATCAGGAATTGGGTGGCAACTCTGTATGGGTTGACCGCTTTCTTGCGCGGTTTAGTGCCTTTTTCTACTACTTCATGACTGTTGCCATGTACATGCTGAGCCCAAGAATGGCATGTGAGTACACATATTACTTCACATTATGAAGTAATTTCCTATTTTATTACTGTGTTTCTTGTGATGATAATGCTCCAACTTGGCCATCTCCTGTGCAGACCACTTTTCTGAATGTGTCGAGAGGCACGCATACTCAACTTATGACAAGTTCCTTAAGCTCAATGGAGGTAAGATAACGACCAAAATATCTGCACTAACTATTCTTCCTGTTGTGCAAGATTTGGAATTATAACTTGTACAGTAGCTAACCGTCGACTTCTCTGTtgtgtggtatattttaaattGTATGTATCTAGGATTTTATGGAACAACAGTACCCTGTCTATGCGATATTAGTTTACATAATTAACCTAGTTACCTCTTGTGTTCCATGTTTTAACTACCTTATCAATGGAGGGCCACATCATTGTAAATTGTTGGAATCCCTTTTGTAATTTATTCCAATATCCTTTAACCTATTTATAAATATGTGATTTTCAATCCTACCAAAAGAAAATTAAACCTTAAATCGTTTAAACATTGTTTGCTGTTGTTCAACCACGTTTTGCATAGTTTTGCTTAGCTACCTGGGCACTGGGCAAACTGCTAACTCAGTTGATGTGTTTCCCAATGTACGCATGTTTGTCTTCCTGTAATGACATTTCCAATTCCGTAATGTAAGTTACTTGTTCCTTTTGTAACAGAGGAGTTGAAAAAACTACCAGCTCCAGAGGCGGCTGTAAACTATTACATGAATGAGGATCTTTACTTATTTGGTAGGCATTCATGTTGGCTTCTTCTATATCAATGCTTTACATTAACCATTATTATATATGTGCTTATTGCATGCATGGCTTGTTTCATCAGATGAGTTTCAAACATCACGAGTCCCTTGTTCTAGGAGGCCTAAAGTTGGTATAGTTCTCATTCCTTCTTTCTACCCCTTATAACTGCTttctttagttttttttttcccAGAAAGTCTGGGTTTGCTAAGTTGGCTGTAGCTTTTCTAATTAGTTTCACTGAATCTAATCAAGTCATTGAGTTCATTGGATAAGTCTCCTTGTCACCACCATTTCCTGGAACATATATGGCTTAAGACCCAGCAAACCACAGTTACGATTTGTTTCAGCAGGTCGTTGCCCGGGCTACTGGGTCCTGGTGCTGGTATTCGGTGTTTAAGCCGTTTTTACCGATTTTACACTGCTTACAAACAAGAAGCTGAACTCAAAGTTAAGGTTATTTATGAAATGTTCACTGTCCTGTATCCCATTgcagataacttgtatgatgtgTTTGTCAACATACGAGATGATGAGGCGGAGCACTGCAAGACAATGAAGGCCTGTCAAACGCATGGAAATCTCCGTTCTCCTCACTCGATGCCAAGAAGCATAGAAAGTGATGCAGAATGCATAGTACCTGAAAATGATTGTGAGGGTATCATGGATTGTGTAAAAAAGTCTCTTGCAAGTGAAGATTGACTTGTTATACCTTCACATATAGCATCGTAGAATAGCATACAGAATTTTGGTGATATTGTATTTGTATTCTGTTTACGTTTCATTTTCTCTTCTCTTTGTATTTAGACATTAGCCAGACTTCCTTACTTGTGAATCATACACAGTAGAAATAGGTATATAAATGCATCATAGATTCATAATGAGAAATGCGCATAGTGGATCCGGAATTAACACTCACCACGACCATTGTAATCCAGATGTGCTGTGTGTTTTGTGTAACATGAAGCTCTTGATGCTTTTTATTAGGAAAAGTCTTGATGTTTTGTGTATTCTGTTTTTGCTGTCAAAAGGACGTCAGCAAATCTATGATGAAGCTGTACCGTGCGGACATTGTCAGCTTATCTCAAGAATGAGAATGATGCTAAGAATATTCAATCGACCAATTGTGTTATTGCACTTAAAGTTATAAAAATTCCAAAGCCTTCAACGTTCGCTCCAGGAAACAAAAAAGGTTAATAGTAGTGCATTCACTATACTTGGTCCTGTTGGTCTAGATTATAGCGGTGCATAATAATCAGAAATGCATTAAAACTCTTACATGTTTATACAAAATGCAGTTGAATTTCCATAAATATTGTGGCAAACTTCCCCATTAGGTTCAGAAGTACGAGTCTATAGGAAACAATGAGCAGCTAAAATGTTAAGGAACCGGATGAGAATAAACAAGTTTGAACTTTCCCATTTTTTGCAGTCATCTATGAATTAAACTGATGCAAGAGCATAATGTCAAAGTATATGACATGGAATCATGAAATCAAATCCAAACGCACACACTCAGGTTCTGGCCACTTGATTACTATCTAGAGCCAAAGGTACCAACCAAATTAAGATTGCAACCCTCTAAAAAAAAATTTAAGATATCAACTTTTTTTTTgaggaatttttttttttgaggcaaATAGCAACTTCACTTGAAAAGGAAAAACAAATATACAACGATGAAACATGAACTCCGGCCTCTTACTTATCTTGCGACTAATTTATTCGTGCGTCAAGCAGCTTTTAGCCTTCAAATAGCTGTCCCAACATCTCCTCGACAACTTCAGTCTTCAGGAGTGCTGTTTCTTCGGTAAACGTCCTCTGCTAGCTCCGGATGCTCCTTCAGATAGTCACGGTGACCTGAGACAACTCTGTCGGCGATAGCTCTCCGCAGAACATCTCTTAACTGAGggtccggaaccttccagaacttCTGAGCTCGGTAGGTTTTATTAAACTCTAACTCGAACTTGGCCAGTTTATAGGTGCTGATCCAACGACAACGAGGGAGCCGCGCAGGAAAATGCGATCTCGGTATGCAGAACAGTACATTCCCCCAAGAAACATCTAGATAAGTATACATGTACTTTTCACATTCAGGTGTAAGTTTCCAATAGTGTGGAGGTAGACGTGTCTCTTCCAGCTGCTCTACAAAATTGGAATTGTTGAGCAGGAAGAGGTATCTCAGGCTTGGATCTGAACATAGCTCCGATTTTCTCAGGAGCAGGTCCTTCAGCTGACGGGCCGTGTCATCTATCACGCCGGTTAGGCCGCTGATATTCCTTGCCGAGGTGTATGCTTCAGCAAAGGCAGACATGATGCAATCCACAATCCACCGAGTGTTCCTGTGAACTTCACCTCGTCCTTGCAGAATCTCAATAGCCCATGAGTCGTCTTCCTCAAAAAGTGTCTTCCTGAAAAAGTGTCACCGCCTTCCCCGTCGTACTGGATATGGCCCTTCTTAGCATGTTCACTAATGTGGACAAGGAATAGAGCATCACGATCCTGTAGTCCAACGACGTCGCCTTCCCCATCGTGCTGGATATGGCCCTTCTTAGCATTTTCACTAATGTGGACAAGGATCACGGTCCTGTAGTCCAACGACGAGCacacttgagaattttccatgttCTCCATTGCCCTACAGACGCATATATACGTATGTCTAGCACTGCTCGTAGATTCTCAGCCTTGAGAACAGGGACGATGGCATCGATGAAGACGACCATCTTGGAAATGCTCGGTACTATGAAATACGTTCTCAAGTATGAACATGTACCAATACTGCTAGCTAATCTCTGTTCCATGAACGAAATTTCCCTTCTAGCACCATCAGCTTTTGGCACTGTCACACATAGGTACCCGTCATC
This region of Lolium perenne isolate Kyuss_39 chromosome 2, Kyuss_2.0, whole genome shotgun sequence genomic DNA includes:
- the LOC127323386 gene encoding ubiquinol oxidase 4, chloroplastic/chromoplastic-like, with the translated sequence MAGVAAASAAPLPAAPASNPAAAGRSPPSFLPLRARRLRSPVVLATGRRRTFRAEAIRTQRERAGQETEVSAVEDSFPVREEASSPPQGAATADDPLSPTNDDDSWAVRFEQSFNIFLTDSIILILDALYRDRDYARFFVLETIARVPYFAFISVLHLYETFGWWRRADYIKVHFAESMNEFHHLLIMEELGGNSVWVDRFLARFSAFFYYFMTVAMYMLSPRMAYHFSECVERHAYSTYDKFLKLNGEELKKLPAPEAAVNYYMNEDLYLFDEFQTSRVPCSRRPKVDNLYDVFVNIRDDEAEHCKTMKACQTHGNLRSPHSMPRSIESDAECIVPENDCEGIMDCVKKSLASED
- the LOC127323377 gene encoding exocyst complex component EXO70A1-like; the encoded protein is MASLRVLACQYPCIVVLDNIDDGYLCVTVPKADGARREISFMEQRLASSIGTCSYLRTAMENMENSQVCSSLDYRTVILVHISENAKKGHIQHDGEGDVVGLQDRDALFLVHISEHAKKGHIQKTLFEEDDSWAIEILQGRGEVHRNTRWIVDCIMSAFAEAYTSARNISGLTGVIDDTARQLKDLLLRKSELCSDPSLRYLFLLNNSNFVEQLEETRLPPHYWKLTPECEKYMYTYLDVSWGNVLFCIPRSHFPARLPRCRWISTYKLAKFELEFNKTYRAQKFWKVPDPQLRDVLRRAIADRVVSGHRDYLKEHPELAEDVYRRNSTPED